In one window of Larus michahellis chromosome 10, bLarMic1.1, whole genome shotgun sequence DNA:
- the CRELD1 gene encoding protein disulfide isomerase CRELD1 gives MGPRAALLPPARRGGARLGGTLLGAAILGGVLLAAAQAHPDPERDGDGAEPCRACRGLADSFSRGLERTEHEGFGGGNTAWEEEKLSKYQHSETRLLEVLEGVCAPSDFTCHQLLERSEEHVEQWWFHERQQHPDFFQWLCMDRLALCCPPGTYGPDCRPCAGGPRQPCSGNGRCDGDGTRRGTGLCVCSPGYGGPFCAECGDGYYEASRNKSHLVCAECYRACGRCTGPEDSSCLRCKRGWVLHEHRCIDIDECGTEMAHCRANQFCVNTEGSYECRDCSTACIGCMGAGPARCKKCNKGYWRDGAKCLDVDECTSAEEPVCTGVQEVCENTEGSYRCVCARGHVRRDGQCVEDKPPDAPEKGFFDDVTDDEVVVLQQMFFGVMICALATLAAKGDMVFTAIFIGAVAAMAGYWLSDRSDRVLDGFMKGR, from the exons atGGGGCCGCGGGccgcgctgctgccgccggcccggcgggggggggcccggctGGGGGGGACCCTGTTGGGGGCTGCCATCCTCGGGGGGGTCCTGCTGGCGGCCGCCCAAGCCCACCCGGATCCGgagcgggacggggacggggcagAGCCTTGCCGAGCCTGCCGCGGCCTGGCTGACAGCTTCagcagg GGCCTGGAGCGGACGGAGCACGAGGGATTTGGTGGGGGCAACACGgcctgggaggaggagaagctgtcCAAGTACCAGCACAG CGAGACCCGtttgctggaggtgctggagggcgtCTGTGCCCCCTCAGACTTCACctgccaccagctgctggagcGGAGCGAGGAGCACGTGGAGCAGTGGTGGTTCCACGA gcgGCAGCAGCACCCCGATTTCTTCCAATGGCTGTGCATGGACAGGCTGGCGCTCTGCTGCCCGCCCGGCACCTACGGCCCTGACTGCCGGC CCTGCGCCGGCGGGCCGCGGCAGCCCTGCAGTGGCAACGGGCGATGCGACGGCGACGGCACGCGCCGCGGCACCGGCCTCTGCGTCTGCAGCCCCGGCTACGGCGGCCCCTTCTGCGCCGAATGCGGTGACGGGTACTACGAAGCCTCGCGGAACAAGAGCCACCTGGTATGTGCCG AGTGCTACCGGGCGTGCGGGCGCTGCACGGGGCCGGAGGACTCCAGCTGCCTTCGCTGCAAGAGGGGCTGGGTGCTGCACGAGCACCGCTGCATCG acATCGACGAGTGCGGCACGGAGATGGCGCACTGCCGAGCCAACCAGTTCTGCGTCAACACGGAGGGCTCCTATGAGTGCCGAG ACTGTTCCACAGCCTGCATAGGCTGCATGGGCGCCGGGCCGGCTCGCTGCAAGAAATGCAACAAGGGCTACTGGCGGGATGGAGCCAAGTGCCTGG aCGTGGATGAGTGTACCAGCGCCGAGGAGCCGGTGTGCACGGGGGTGCAGGAGGTGTGTGAGAACACGGAGGGCAGCTACCGCTGCGTCTGCGCCCGTGGCCACGTCCGACGGGATGGACAGTGCGTAGAGGACAAGCCCCCTG ATGCCCCGGAGAAGGGTTTCTTTGACGACGTGACGGATGACgaggtggtggtgctgcagcagATGTTTTTCGGTGTGATGATCTGCGCCCTCGCCACACTGGCTGCCAAGGGCGACATGGTTTTCACCGCCATCTTCATCGGTGCCGTAGCTGCCATGGCTGGCTACTGGCTCTCCGACCGCAGCGACCGTGTCCTCGACGGCTTCATGAAGGGCAGATAG
- the PRRT3 gene encoding proline-rich transmembrane protein 3, whose product MAAARFVTWGLLLSAGVPTRAQGTLLAGLSPGGTLQRDRDPLHSPLWGQQWPDPSPAWEASGEPSGAGAPGSERWRGGSPMRWAPPLQAADATGALLETETTMAGAGTRAQQDSGAAPAVVEEPLITDAEGQDSPRGKTWFPHGSALGTLTSKVPMDTEPGSPGLPWAGQGPSPAGQNATGPASTPSPQPTMSTIALTPTPSVGTGMGTADTHAGGQTVAEEAMAAPGLPQGTQLTPATSQPVPLGTVPVPHPTGTGPARGPHASPGSTQPVGRREDLGGPPSPSPALPSSAPWLHPTAPSWGLAEPRTWVLPVHQRSTRRAPLSRATTSPGDVAPPRTDPRLTGQRGPQPTTKGAAISTSPAPPPTSSTGVPGTPSTGLLPEEDVGSPQRVRGAVGPMSIPNATEATPRPTAHPTTGTAGTRHSETLGTQPPTHGTAAPSATWRQAGVTPQPAPRHPSMLQPQPGHPSPAPGANGTGLRWSELRRRLGFAWEGHVYGVAAIFLLLALGCLAGLAGAAALRPPHLSHVLGAHGLLLAACLLRATFLLLDPYGARGRLPPRALLLLSTVPFPLLLAAFALLLQRLQRLAQLRLLPAWLRGLPALVATVALQSGVLGAADLLPPRLGPWAGLGLQALGCSAGALLLLGGLWGCWRVLRAPWEGPGGGGGPGLRRGAWALAAAAAAGLPVCGLQVYSALWLRGVLGVPGRFSRPGWAAQLWLRVGELGTVLALLAAAAEPLCQLCRRRSAASHSCWVKALGYFCASRKAEAPEYPNNCYDWAGSNTSGTGPERAPTGDISKSLIRNPAEQLPLRALKDSNEAWAAAAGVPGLSPKCPNVLAARSCAAFEQGSSPSLGELAFRPPSPIDLRRSIDQALCRRHLLHDSLFGRPRRGSGTSLHGSSAPDETPGLGRMVRCSSLTELPGPRQPPGTVTVTVTASASSLESSSLKISWNPWRHGLSSPDSLPLDEAPSRAPLLVPAVPPGWEREGPRSFPALGKAADTRSLSSDTIEL is encoded by the exons ATGGCTGCAGCACGGTTCGTCACTTGGGGGCTGCTCCTGTCTGCCGGCGTCCCCACCAGGGCCCAGGGGACGCTGCTGGCGGGGCTGTCCCCAGGTGGGACCCTGCAGCGGGACAGGGATCCCCTGCATAGCCctctctggggacagcagtggcCAGACCCGTCCCCTGCCTGGGAGGCGTCGGGGGAGCCAAGCGGTGCCGGGGCACCCGGGAGCGAGCGCTGGAGGGGTGGCAGCCCCATGCGCTGGGCCCCACCGCTGCAGGCGGCAGATGCCACCGGGGCACTCCTGGAGACAGAAACCACCATGGCAGGCGCTGGCACCAGGGCCCAGCAGGACAGCGGCGCAGCCCCGGCCGTGGTGGAGGAGCCACTCATCACCGATGCCGAAGGCCAGGACAGTCCCCGGGGGAAGACCTGGTTTCCTCACGGCTCTGCACTGGGGACACTGACCTCTAAGGTGCCCATGGACACAGAGCCgggctccccagggctgccctgggcagggcagggaccaTCTCCAGCCGGGCAGAATGCCACCGGGccagccagcacccccagccctcagCCAACCATGTCCACCATCGCCCTGACCCCCACGCCgtcagtggggacagggatggggacagcagacACGCACGCAGGGGGACAAACAGTGGCGGAGGAAGCCATGGCAGCCCCAGGCCTCCCTCAGGGCACACAGCTCACTCCAGCCACCAGCCAGCCGGTCCCACTGGgcactgtccccgtcccccaccctACGGGCACGGGGCCAGCCCGAGGTCCCCATGCCAGCCCTGGCTCCACGCAGCCGGTGGGCAGACGGGAGGACCTGGGagggccccccagcccctccccagctctgcccagctctgccccatggctgcaccccacagccccatcctgggGGCTGGCCGAGCCCCGGACCTGGGTGCTGCCAGTCCACCAGCGCAGCACCCGGAGGGCCCCGCTCAGCCGTGCCACCACCAGCCCCGGGGATGTGGCCCCTCCTCGCACGGACCCCAGGCTGACAGGGCAGCGTGGACCCCAGCCCACCACCAAGGGGGCTGCCATCAGCACCAGCCCTGCACCACCGCCTACCTCCAGCACGGGTGtccccggcacccccagcacaG GGCTGCTGCCTGAGGAGGACGTCGGCTCCCCACAGCGGGTCCGGGGCGCCGTGGGCCCCATGAGCATCCCAAACGCCACTGAGGCCACCCCACGGCCAACAGCACATCCCACCACAGGGACAGCCGGGACCAGACACTCAG AAACCCTGGGGACGCAGCCCCCCACCCACGGCACCGCAGCCCCTTCGGCCACGTGGCGACAGGCAGGGGTGACGCCGCAGCCAGCCCCCCGGCATCCATCcatgctgcagccacagcccGGTCATCCCTCCCCGGCGCCGGGGGCCAACGGGACTGGGCTGCGCTGGTCCGAGCTGCGGCGCCGGCTGGGCTTCGCCTGGGAGGGCCACGTCTACGGGGTGGCCGCCATcttcctgctgctggcactgggctGCCTGGCCGGGCTGGCGGGAGCAGCCGCCCTGCGTCCCCCACACCTTTCCCATGTTTTAGGGGCCCATGGGCTACTGCTGGCCGCCTGCCTGCTGCGAGCCACCTTCCTGCTGCTGGACCCCTACGGGGCGCGGGGCCGCCTGCCCCCCCgggcgctgctgctgctcagcacgGTCCCCTTCCCCTTGCTGCTCGCCGCCTTCGCCCTCCTGCTCCAGCGGCTCCAGCGCCTGGCACAGCTCCGGCTGCTGCCGGCCTGGCTGCGGGGGTTGCCGGCCCTGGTGGCCACCGTTGCCCTGCAGAGCGGCGTGCTGGGGGCCGCCGACCTGCTCCCGCCCCGGCTGGGCCCctgggccgggctggggctgcaggcgCTGGGCTGCAGTGCGggggccctgctgctgctggggggactCTGGGGGTGCTGGCGGGTGCTGCGGGCGCCGTGGGAAGGgccagggggtggtgggggtccagggctgcggcggggggcCTGGGCgctggcggcagcggcggcggcggggttgCCGGTGTGTGGGCTGCAGGTCTACAGCGCCCTGTGGCTGCGGGGGGTGCTGGGCGTCCCCGGGCGCTTCTCCCGGCCAGGCTGGGCGGCACAGCTCTGGCTGCGGGTCGGCGAGCTGGGCACGGTGCTGGCACTGCTGGCGGCCGCCGCCGAGCCACTGTGCCAACTCTGTCGCCGGCGCAGCGCCGCCAGCCATTCCTGCTGGGTCAAGGCGCTGGGGTACTTCTGCGCCAGCCGCAAAGCCGAGGCGCCCGAGTATCCCAACAACTGCTACGACTGGGCCGGCAGCAACACCAGCGGCACCGGCCCGGAGCGGGCACCCACCGGCGACATTTCCAAGAGCCTCATCCGCAACCCGGCGGAGCAGCTGCCCCTGCGGGCGCTCAAGGACAGCAACGAGGCCTGGGCGGCTGCCGCCGGCgtgccggggctcagccccaAGTGCCCCAACGTGTTGGCCGCCCGCTCCTGCGCCGCCTTCGAGCAGGGCTCGTCCCCCTCGCTGGGGGAGCTGGCCTTCCGCCCCCCGTCCCCCATCGACCTGCGCCGCAGCATCGACCAGGCGCTCTGCCGTCGGCACCTCCTGCACGACAGCCTCTTCGGCCGGCCCCGACGCGGCTCTGGCACCTCACTGCACGGCTCCTCCGCCCCCGACGAGACCCCCGGCCTGGGGCGCATGGTGCGGTGCAGCTCGCTGACGGAGCTGcccggcccccggcagccccccggtACCGTCACCGTCACCGTCACCGCCTCGGCCAGCTCGCTGGAGAGCAGCTCGCTGAAGATCAGCTGGAACCCCTGGCGCCATGGGCTCTCCTCGCCCGACAGCCTGCCCCTGGACGAGGCGCCCAGCCGGGCCCCCCTCCTGGTGCCCGCCGTGCCCCCCGGCTGGGAACGGGAGGGCCCCCGCAGCTTCCCAGCCCTTGGCAAGGCGGCGGACACCCGCAGCCTCTCCAGTGACACAATCGAGCTCTGA